CGCCATTGCTTCACTAGCTTGGTAGGCGATATTTCTTGGAAACGAAATTTACCATTTTCTACCATCAAGCGACGTAAATCCGGATCGTCACGAAGGCGCTTGAGGGCCAAAATAGTCTCATCTACAGAAGCCACTTCTATGTAGTCTAGATCGCTTTGGCGCTGGGAGCGGTAAGCAGATTCACAACCTAGAATAGCAGGAATTCCAGCATACCAAGAATTGTAGAGCTTGCTTGCAGGTTTATTGGTATATTCTTCTCCCTGAAAACTCCGCACGGCAAGGATGGCATCCACTTCGCTAAAGTCGTTCCAGCGTTCGCGTTCGCTCACGATATACCAGTGTAAATTCAATTCATTTAACCGTGCTTGAAAAGCTGCTTCCTTTAATTCAGGCGCTAAATTTTTTTCTATGCCGAAATAGGCTATATTTTCAAATCGAAGACCTCTTTCTGGCGAGCGTGGAATCAAGCCAGGTTGAGGCCAGTGCGGTATATAATAACTATTCCTTACTTTTTTAGTTTCTTGATGATTAAGTACTACATGAATCTGGGCGTAAGGATGTTCTTCATAGTCCGCCTTGAGGCAAACAATCAGTAATTTAGGATTGGGTTGTAAATAAATTGGTATGGAACATCGATGTGCCAAAACAATTCCTTCAGATGGTAGAGTTCCTGTCAGTTGGCATGGAAAGCCATCTTCTTTAAGGCGAAGATAAGTTTGTAAAGTCCAAGCGTAAACACCACTGGTAAGATTGCCATCAAATTTTGCCCAGTAAGTATCGGCGGTCTTTGGCATTTCACTAATTGGCCAATCTTCTTGGGGAATATAGAAGTAAATTGGTGGAAAATTATTGATGATATTTGCCATAAATTTTACTTGCGTTGATTAGTTCGATATGTATGCTTAGGATTGCGGAAATTAATTAGCAATTTATTTTTGATTGTCTCAATGTTATTTCTCTAGGTTTTTTTGAAAAAATCTACCTTAGATAATATAGAAATTATTTTTTTCGATCGCGGCCCTCGATACTTTTCATACATTAAAAAACTAGGCGTTATTTTTCTTAATTTATAGGCTAATTTTACTAACAATACATGATTAATCTTAACCTTTTTATCAAATAAGTAGGCTGGCATTTTAATTAAAGAAAGTAACCGTTTAAAATTTACTTCTTCTTTTTCCATAATTGCTTCATTAAGCAAAAATTCTAGCGCACTGTTACCAAGTACCAGCAATTCTTCATGATTAGCTTTTACAGTTTCATAAAACATCATATAATAATCCTTCATGTATTTCCAACTGTTGGTTCTGTTGGATTTATGTTTGGTGTAATATGCTCCTACAAGTGGTGTATGAATGAACTTGACGCCTTTAGCAATAATATCTAAAGCAAAGTATCGATCGCCCAATGCTTTAAGATGTTCGGGAAACTTATGATAATTAAATATATCTTTCTTCATCAGCATACACTGTTGCAATGCAGGATGAGGGGAAGCAGCTAGAAAATCCGGCAACATTAAACGCTGAAGAAATTCTTCACTACTTAATTGCCCGATAATATTTTCTTGACGTTCGATGATGTTCTCATCTTTATCGATAAATACTCTTTCATAATCACAATAAAAAACTATATTATCCGATTCCTGTCCGGTTAGATGTTTTAATTGAAATTCAGTCTTTTCAGGATGAATCCAATCATCAGAATCTAAACATTGAATCCACTCTCCTTTTGCTTTTTCTACCCCAAAATTTCGAGCAGCAGGTAGCCCACCATTTTGTTTGTAAAAGTATTTAACTCGTGGGTCTACGCTCATCAATTGCTCGGCCATTTCCCGCGTATTATCAGTAGAGCCATCATCGACAATAATACATTCAATGTCTTTGAATGTTTGCTCTAAAACACTTTTTACCGAACGCTCTAGATAACGACCTTGATTAAAACAATTAACAATAATCGATACGGTAGGAGCCATAAATTATTTAATCCTGTTTTTAATTAATGAGTTTTATTTACATCTCCATGACGTTTTTGATGCCATTGCCAAGCGTGGGCTAGGATGTCTGTCAGGTTTTGATACTGAGGATGCCACCCTAATATTTTTCTGGCTTTTTCGCCACTGCCAACTAAAATGGGGGGATCGCCGGGACGCCGATCGCACTCCACTGCTTTAATCTCTCTCCCCGTTACCGCCCTTGCAGTGTCAATCACTTCTTTCACTGAAAACCCATTACCATTTCCTAAATTAAATACCGCACTATCACCCCCTTCTAATAAATATTTCATTCCCAAAATATGGGCTTCGGCTAAGTCATTAACGTGAATATAATCTCGAATACAAGTACCATCAGTAGTTGGGTAGTCCGTGCCTAAAATAGAAACAGAATCTAGTTTGCCTAAAGCAGTTAATAACACTAAGGGAATTAGGTGCGTTTCCGGCGAGTGATCTTCTCCTAGTAAACCGGAAGGATCGGCACCAGCCGCGTTAAAATAACGAAAACAAACATATTTCAAATCATAAGCTTCATTAAAATCTTTCAGGATTCTTTCCACCATCAATTTACTCGCACCGTAGGGATTGATGGGATTTTGGGGATGGTCTTCAGGAATGGGAATCACTTGTGGTACACCATAAGTAGCGCAAGTAGAAGAAAAGACAAATTTCTTTACTTTGGCTGCTAACATGGCTTCTAGCAAAGTCAGCGTTCCGTCTACGTTATTGCGGTAGTATTTGGCTGGATTGGTGACGGACTCGCCAACGTAAGCATAAGCCGCAAAGTGCATTACGGCGGCAATATCGAACTGGGAAAACAAGCGATCGACTAAAGAACGATCGCTAATATCACCCACGACAAGCTCTACTTTTAAAACCTTCTCTACCAAATCTCGATGTCCGTAGACAAGGTTGTCCAGAATCACTACCTGGTAACCAGCGCGTAACAGTGCTAGAACAGCATGAGAGCCAATGTATCCAGCGCCCCCCGTAACCAAAATAGTCGGTTGATCTTGTAACACTTTCTTAAGATATGGTTAGTCAACTAATTTGAGGCGGCCTACTTGAATATAGTCAAAAATATGATTGATTTGCCGACGCTCTTCATCTGTAAGTTGTTGGTCTGAGAGAATCGCCGAAGTCAGCAACATATATTGCTTGCGACTCATCTGACCGGAAACTAGAATCTGGTCGATAATCTGTTTAGCGTTGACGCTTGATTTATTCTGAACTCCTCCTCTCATGATTCCCTGACTCCTTTTATACTGTGTAAATCTTGGCACTAAATTATGATTAATGCAAAGTTACCGTCAAAAAATGATGAAGTCGTCAAAGCGTAATTTTAATTATCCAGGGTGGTTGAAAACTTAATATTTATTTTAAGAAAGTAGTAATATTTTTCAGAGGTATTTTTCATGCAGGTTTACCGACTCTCAGCACTCTCTGATAACTATATTTTCGTGCTGCACGATCCTAAAGATAACGTAGCGGCTGTAGTCGATCCGGCGGAAGCAGAACCAGTATTAAGACAATTAGAGGCAATTGGTGCTGAATTAGTCGCTATTTTCAATACTCACCACCACAGCGATCACGTAGGTGGGAATCGAAAATTACTCGAAAGATTTCCCCATCTCTGCGTTTACGGTGGGGCGGAAGATCGAGGGAGAATACCGGGACAACAAATATTTTTACAGGAAGGCGATCGCATTTCCTTCGCTGGTAGAGTAGGGCAAGTACTCTTCGTCCCAGGACACACCCGCGCCCACATCGCCTACTATTTTCCTCCCACCACCCCTCACGAAACAGGCGAGTTATTCTGCGGCGATACCTTATTTGCAGGAGGATGCGGCAGATTATTTGAAGGAACGCCATCCCAGATGATCATCTCTTTGAGCAAGCTCCGAGCTTTACCAGATAATACAAGAGTTTGGTGCGCTCACGAATATACCTTAAAAAATCTCCAATTTGCAATGACCGTAGATGGTAGCAATCCAGATTTACAAGCTAGATATGCCGAAGTGAAGGCAATTCGCAGCCGCAGAGAACCTACCATACCATCGATTTTGGGAATAGAAAAACAAACCAATCCCTTTTTACGGTGGGATCGCCCCAGTTTACAATCAGCAACAAACAGTCAAGAACCAGCACAAACGTTTGCCAGACTGCGTGGAATGAAAGACCAATTTTAGCTCGTATTCTTTCCACAGAAGCGGGAATAAATTTTTACTACCGATATGCTAGTTGCGATCGGCCCCCCTGTTTCGCTATGATTATACGTTTGGATCTATTTAAGCAAGACTCACCAGAAAAGCTCATGGCCAAACGCATTCAATTAGTGCTGACTCAAGATGTTAGCAAACTGGGAAAATCCGGCGATTTAGTAGACGTAGCCCCAGGATACGCCCGTAACTATCTCCTTCCCAAACAATTTGCTACTTTTGCCACTCCAGCAATTCTCAAACAAGTAGAAAAGCGAAGAGAAAAAGAACGGCAGCGGCTTTTGGAACTCAAAGAACAAGCAACTACCATTAAAGCTGCGATCGAAGCGATCGATCGCTATACCATTCACAAGCAGGTCGGAGAAGGAGATGCTATCTTTGGTACAGTTACCGATCCGGAAGTAGCAGATGCCATTCAGCAAGCTACTGGTAAAGAAGTGGATCGTCGCGGTATTACCCTCCCCGAGATCCGCAAAACTGGTATCTACAAAGCTGAAATTAAACTACATCCAGAAGTAACCGCAACAGTAAACATTCAAGTTCTCGGTGGCGGCAGCTAAAAAATTTTTAGATTTAGTCATTAGTCATTGGTCATTAGTCATTAGTTATTGGTCATTTATTTCTAGCTGTTCGTCAAGCCATGAATAATAACTAAGCGATGAAAAATAACCAATAGACTAGACAAGTGGCTAATGACGAATATGAATCTAAAATCTAAAATTTATTATGGTTGACTCAGTAAACTTTCCAACTATTATCGATCGCCAACCTCCCCAAAACATTGAGGCAGAAGAAGCTATTTTAGGCGGTATACTGATCGATCCGGAAGCAATTAGCAGAGTCATCGACTTACTAGTTACAGAAGCTTTTTCTATCGAAGCTCATAAAATTATCTATCGTGCTGCTTTATCCCTCTACAATCAAAGCAAGCCAACTGATTTAATGACGGTAGCCGTTTGGTTACAAGACCACCAACAACTCGAACAAATCGGCGGTCAAATTAAATTAGCTCAATTAGTCGATCGCACTGTTTCCGCCGTCAATATTGACAAATATGCCGAATTAGTTACCGACAAATATTTACGGCGAAAATTAATCCAAGCCGGTCATAAAATAGTCGATTTAGGTTACCAAACCGCCACGGAATTACCAGTAGTTTTAGACCGAGCAGAACAAGAAGTTTTTAACCTTACTCAAGATAAACCAAAAGAAGGTTTAATTCCAATTGCCGAAACGCTGATCGATACTTTTCACGATTTGCAAAGTCGGAGTGAAAGTTCGGCATTACCGGGACTTACCTGCGGTTTTTACGATTTGGATGCCATGACTAGCGGTTTCCAGCGCTCTGACTTAATCATAATTGCCGCTCGCCCATCAATGGGAAAAACCGCTTTATCAGTTGGCTTCGCTCACAATATTGCTAGTAAATATCATCTACCAGTTGCTATTTTTAGTTTAGAAATGTCTAAAGAGCAACTGGTACAGCGATTAATAGCTAACCGAGCAGAAATTGAAAGCAATCGATTGCGATCGGGAAGAATCTCTCAAGAGGAATGGGATAAACTAAATCAGGCGATCGGTACTTTATCCGACCTACCTATTTTTATTAATGATGCTGCCAATATATCCGTTACTGAAATGCGGAGCGAAGCACGGCGTCTGCAAGCAGAACATAGCGGCGAATTGGGATTAATTTTAATTGATTACCTGCAATTAATGGAAGGCGGTAGTGACAATCGAGTACAAGAATTATCGAAAATTACCCGTAGTTTAAAAGGTTTAGCCCGCGAATTAAACACGCCTGTCATAGCCTTATCTCAGTTAAGTCGCGGAGTCGAATCTCGCACGAATAAACGCCCGATGATGTCTGATTTAAGGGAAAGTGGTTCAATTGAGCAAGACGCTGACGTAGTAATCATGCTCTATCGAGATGAATATTACAACGAAAATACCCCAGACCGAGGTATTGCTGAAGTAATTATTACCAAACACAGAAATGGCCCTACGGGAACCGTCAAATTATTATTCGATCCTCAGTTTACTCGCTTCCTAAATTTAGCGTCTCCCCATCGATCGTAATTAGAAAATTCTCGCCCGTCAGTTGTCAGCATTCAAAAGCCAGAATTGAAAGGACAGAGGAGTACTATTCAGAAATCAGAAAATGATTAATCTAAAGCCTTTTATTAATCTGTTGGCATTCCTTTACTTTATCCAGCAAAGTTATTCTGAATTCTGATTCCTACTAAATTCTGACTTCTGAATTCTGACTCCTTCGATTAACGAATTTCCACTAATTCCACATCAAAAATCAGAGTTGCGTTAGGAGGAATTACACCGCCAGCACCGCGAGCACCATAACCTAATTCTGCGGGAATGATTAACTGACGACGACCGCCAACGTGCATCGTGCTAAGACCTTCATCCCAGCCTTTAATTACTTGGCCTATACCGAGTTTAAAAGAAAAAGGCTGATTGCGATCGCGAGAACTATCAAACTTTTTCCCATTTTCCAGCGTGCCAGTGTAATGCACCACTACAGTTTGACCCGTTTTCGGAGTCGCGCCAGTTCCCTCAACTAAATCGACATATTTTAAGCCAGAAGGGGTAGTTACCGTATCCTTTTGCGGCGTCCCTTCTTTTTCTGGATTAGACATTATGTTATCTGCAACCAATGTTTGATTAATCGTTGACCCTACAATTGTAGGTTGAGTTTGAGTTAGCTCAGATGCGATCGCATCTTTTTGCGGACTGATAATTTGAGCAAACACCACAATCAACCCACAGACTAGGGTAATCCCCAAGCTGATAATAATCGCCTTCACAATTCAGACCTCTATAGAGCAAATACCTCAGATCTCAAATCCTAACAGCTTTTTTAACGCCAAAGCTTATTTTCTAAATCCCGCACCTGACGTTCCAAGCGATCGATCCTTCCCCGCAACTCATCCACCTCAGACTGACGCGCCACCCCCAAATCCTGCATCATATTACGCATCTGTCGTTGCATCTGCGCTTCCCAATTACCTTGATCGCTCTTCAACTGATTCATCAAATCATCTACCAACCCCTTCGCTTGCTCTGGGTTGATTTTGCCCTCCTTTACCCATTCATCGCTGACTTCCCGAATTTTTTCCGCCACCAGAGATGTCGTACCGACACCAAGCATCAATAGCTGTTTCATCCAGTTGTTGCTGTCCATGCTGCCTTCCACTCACTTGCTTAAAAATGGGCAACTAAAACTATGCTGGGA
This genomic stretch from Leptolyngbyaceae cyanobacterium harbors:
- a CDS encoding glycosyltransferase family 2 protein, which encodes MAPTVSIIVNCFNQGRYLERSVKSVLEQTFKDIECIIVDDGSTDNTREMAEQLMSVDPRVKYFYKQNGGLPAARNFGVEKAKGEWIQCLDSDDWIHPEKTEFQLKHLTGQESDNIVFYCDYERVFIDKDENIIERQENIIGQLSSEEFLQRLMLPDFLAASPHPALQQCMLMKKDIFNYHKFPEHLKALGDRYFALDIIAKGVKFIHTPLVGAYYTKHKSNRTNSWKYMKDYYMMFYETVKANHEELLVLGNSALEFLLNEAIMEKEEVNFKRLLSLIKMPAYLFDKKVKINHVLLVKLAYKLRKITPSFLMYEKYRGPRSKKIISILSKVDFFKKT
- the galE gene encoding UDP-glucose 4-epimerase GalE, yielding MLQDQPTILVTGGAGYIGSHAVLALLRAGYQVVILDNLVYGHRDLVEKVLKVELVVGDISDRSLVDRLFSQFDIAAVMHFAAYAYVGESVTNPAKYYRNNVDGTLTLLEAMLAAKVKKFVFSSTCATYGVPQVIPIPEDHPQNPINPYGASKLMVERILKDFNEAYDLKYVCFRYFNAAGADPSGLLGEDHSPETHLIPLVLLTALGKLDSVSILGTDYPTTDGTCIRDYIHVNDLAEAHILGMKYLLEGGDSAVFNLGNGNGFSVKEVIDTARAVTGREIKAVECDRRPGDPPILVGSGEKARKILGWHPQYQNLTDILAHAWQWHQKRHGDVNKTH
- the gloB gene encoding hydroxyacylglutathione hydrolase; the protein is MQVYRLSALSDNYIFVLHDPKDNVAAVVDPAEAEPVLRQLEAIGAELVAIFNTHHHSDHVGGNRKLLERFPHLCVYGGAEDRGRIPGQQIFLQEGDRISFAGRVGQVLFVPGHTRAHIAYYFPPTTPHETGELFCGDTLFAGGCGRLFEGTPSQMIISLSKLRALPDNTRVWCAHEYTLKNLQFAMTVDGSNPDLQARYAEVKAIRSRREPTIPSILGIEKQTNPFLRWDRPSLQSATNSQEPAQTFARLRGMKDQF
- the rplI gene encoding 50S ribosomal protein L9; the encoded protein is MAKRIQLVLTQDVSKLGKSGDLVDVAPGYARNYLLPKQFATFATPAILKQVEKRREKERQRLLELKEQATTIKAAIEAIDRYTIHKQVGEGDAIFGTVTDPEVADAIQQATGKEVDRRGITLPEIRKTGIYKAEIKLHPEVTATVNIQVLGGGS
- the dnaB gene encoding replicative DNA helicase, producing MVDSVNFPTIIDRQPPQNIEAEEAILGGILIDPEAISRVIDLLVTEAFSIEAHKIIYRAALSLYNQSKPTDLMTVAVWLQDHQQLEQIGGQIKLAQLVDRTVSAVNIDKYAELVTDKYLRRKLIQAGHKIVDLGYQTATELPVVLDRAEQEVFNLTQDKPKEGLIPIAETLIDTFHDLQSRSESSALPGLTCGFYDLDAMTSGFQRSDLIIIAARPSMGKTALSVGFAHNIASKYHLPVAIFSLEMSKEQLVQRLIANRAEIESNRLRSGRISQEEWDKLNQAIGTLSDLPIFINDAANISVTEMRSEARRLQAEHSGELGLILIDYLQLMEGGSDNRVQELSKITRSLKGLARELNTPVIALSQLSRGVESRTNKRPMMSDLRESGSIEQDADVVIMLYRDEYYNENTPDRGIAEVIITKHRNGPTGTVKLLFDPQFTRFLNLASPHRS
- a CDS encoding FKBP-type peptidyl-prolyl cis-trans isomerase — encoded protein: MKAIIISLGITLVCGLIVVFAQIISPQKDAIASELTQTQPTIVGSTINQTLVADNIMSNPEKEGTPQKDTVTTPSGLKYVDLVEGTGATPKTGQTVVVHYTGTLENGKKFDSSRDRNQPFSFKLGIGQVIKGWDEGLSTMHVGGRRQLIIPAELGYGARGAGGVIPPNATLIFDVELVEIR
- a CDS encoding phasin family protein translates to MDSNNWMKQLLMLGVGTTSLVAEKIREVSDEWVKEGKINPEQAKGLVDDLMNQLKSDQGNWEAQMQRQMRNMMQDLGVARQSEVDELRGRIDRLERQVRDLENKLWR